The Lactuca sativa cultivar Salinas chromosome 2, Lsat_Salinas_v11, whole genome shotgun sequence genome includes a window with the following:
- the LOC111898600 gene encoding pyruvate decarboxylase 1, which translates to MDTKVGSLDVVAIPNGDIGCPPHGGVSSVQTSTVPISFSEATLGRHLARRLVQIGVSDVFSVPGDFNLTLLDHLIAEPGLNLVGCCNELNAGYAADGYARSRGVGACVVTFTVGGLSVINAIAGAYSENLPVICIVGGPNSNDYGTNRILHHTIGLPDFSQEIRCFQTVTCFQAVVNNLEDAHELIDTAVSTALKESKPVYISISCNLPAIPHPTFTRDPVPFSLSPKLSNHMGLEAAIEAAAEFLNKAVKPVMVAGPKLRVAKASNAFVELADSCGYPVAVMPSAKGMIPEHHPHFIGTYWGAVSTAFCAEIVESSDAYLFAGPIFNDYSSVGYSLLLKKDKAIILQPDRVIIGNGPTFGCVLMKDFLLGLSKRLKKNTTAYENYHRIYVPEGHPLKSAPKEALRVNVLFQHIQNMLSGDTAVIAETGDSWFNCQKLKLPKGCGYEFQMQYGSIGWSVGATLGYAQAATDKRVIACIGDGSFQVTAQDISTMIRCGQNTIIFLINNGGYTIEVEIHDGPYNVIKNWNYTGLVDAIHNGEGKCWTSKVLCEEELVVAIEKAMGEKKDCLCFIEVVVHKDDTSKELLEWGSRVSAANSRLPNPQ; encoded by the exons ATGGACACCAAAGTAGGCTCTCTGGACGTCGTCGCCATCCCTAACGGCGACATCGGCTGTCCGCCACACGGTGGTGTATCCTCCGTCCAGACATCCACCGTTCCGATCAGCTTCTCCGAGGCCACTCTCGGCCGACACCTGGCTCGCAGGCTAGTTCAGATCGGTGTCTCTGATGTCTTCTCTGTTCCCGGCGATTTCAACCTCACTTTGCTTGACCACCTCATCGCCGAGCCTGGACTCAACCTTGTTGGCTGCTGCAATGAGCTCAACGCAGGTTATGCTGCTGACGGATACGCTAGGTCTCGCGGCGTTGGAGCCTGCGTCGTTACTTTCACTGTCGGCGGACTTAGTGTCATCAACGCCATTGCCGGAGCTTACAGTGAGAATCTACCGGTGATTTGTATTGTCGGTGGTCCGAATTCTAATGATTACGGTACTAACAGAATTCTTCATCATACGATCGGGTTGCCGGATTTTAGCCAAGAGATTCGATGCTTTCAAACCGTTACTTGCTTTCAG GCCGTGGTTAACAATTTGGAAGATGCACACGAACTGATCGACACAGCTGTTTCAACAGCCTTAAAAGAAAGCAAGCCAGTTTACATCAGTATCAGCTGCAATCTACCTGCAATTCCTCATCCTACTTTTACCCGGGACCCTGTTCCCTTTTCTCTCTCTCCCAA GTTGAGCAATCACATGGGTttagaagcagccattgaagCAGCAGCAGAGTTTCTAAACAAAGCGGTGAAGCCAGTAATGGTCGCCGGACCTAAACTCCGTGTAGCAAAAGCCAGCAACGCATTTGTTGAATTAGCAGACTCATGTGGGTATCCTGTAGCTGTGATGCCATCAGCGAAAGGGATGATCCCAGAACACCATCCTCATTTCATCGGAACATATTGGGGTGCTGTAAGCACTGCTTTTTGTGCAGAAATTGTTGAATCTTCTGATGCTTACTTATTTGCTGGACCTATATTCAACGACTACAGCTCTGTAGGCTATTCTCTTCTCCTCAAGAAAGACAAAGCCATAATCTTGCAACCTGATCGTGTAATAATTGGAAATGGCCCAACTTTCGGGTGCGTGTTGATGAAAGATTTCTTGTTAGGTTTATCAAAAAGACTTAAGAAGAACACAACTGCATACGAGAATTATCACAGAATTTATGTTCCAGAAGGTCACCCTCTTAAATCTGCTCCTAAAGAGGCATTGAGGGTTAACGTTCTGTTTCAACACATACAGAATATGTTGTCAGGTGATACAGCTGTCATTGCTGAAACCGGTGATTCGTGGTTCAATTGTCAGAAGCTAAAGCTTCCAAAAGGATGCGG GTATGAGTTCCAGATGCAATACGGGTCAATTGGGTGGTCAGTCGGAGCGACACTTGGGTACGCACAAGCTGCAACCGACAAACGAGTGATTGCGTGTATTGGTGACGGAAGCTTCCAAGTCACGGCTCAAGATATTTCAACAATGATTCGATGTGGCCAAAACACCATCATTTTCCTAATAAACAATGGCGGATACACCATTGAAGTCGAGATCCATGACGGGCCCTACAATGTCATAAAAAATTGGAACTACACTGGTTTAGTTGACGCGATCCATAATGGCGAGGGCAAGTGTTGGACTAGTAAG GTGTTGTGTGAAGAGGAGCTTGTTGTGGCTATTGAGAAGGCGATGGGGGAGAAAAAGGATTGTTTGTGTTTTATTGAAGTGGTTGTGCACAAAGATGATACGAGCAAAGAGTTGCTCGAGTGGGGTTCCAGAGTTTCAGCTGCTAACAGCCGACTTCCGAACCCTCAGTGA